From a single Methanomicrobium sp. W14 genomic region:
- a CDS encoding GHMP kinase has protein sequence MSKMMIRGGDLDLVEYEFSPFCIGENIKTLGIDKRNFALKSDRNPVEVKVPARIHLSVLDMNRFAPERPGGGGLGFAISVYTTAVVECTDEKTEIDFSRKPIIKHFVEVFKKVTGYSGGFKICIRYHEKKHIGLGSTGSVMLAAGHAMNRAVGNPLTSEEIRLLIGCNYVEETTDGRIIRGFETGVGPAAATYGGMAVMGDDLTLVYHSVFAENENVYIIMPPTSADSAGEEEFRLLMNRARVLDYRDRELKAYMILMDLIPALKKKDLKKIGDIMWEIDFRGSKRAEVEHNSFEIYHYMSRLKETGLEFVGMSSVGPSIAVITKKGRCEVEKIAKDIGLEIALETKTDNVGIRFIENSPDKAT, from the coding sequence ATGTCCAAAATGATGATCCGAGGCGGAGACCTGGATCTTGTTGAATATGAATTTTCGCCTTTCTGCATAGGCGAGAACATAAAAACTCTTGGTATCGACAAAAGAAATTTTGCGCTGAAATCTGATAGAAATCCGGTTGAAGTTAAAGTTCCTGCAAGGATACACCTTTCAGTTCTTGATATGAACCGTTTCGCACCCGAACGGCCCGGAGGAGGCGGCCTGGGTTTTGCCATAAGCGTATACACAACGGCAGTCGTCGAATGTACTGATGAAAAGACAGAAATTGACTTTTCCAGGAAGCCTATTATAAAGCACTTTGTTGAGGTCTTCAAAAAAGTAACAGGCTACTCCGGGGGATTTAAAATATGCATAAGGTATCACGAAAAAAAGCATATCGGACTTGGCTCAACCGGATCGGTGATGCTTGCCGCGGGCCACGCCATGAACAGGGCTGTAGGAAACCCGCTTACATCAGAAGAAATCAGGCTTCTTATTGGCTGCAACTACGTCGAAGAGACAACAGACGGCAGGATAATTCGTGGATTTGAAACAGGAGTCGGCCCCGCTGCTGCAACATACGGCGGAATGGCTGTTATGGGTGATGACCTGACGCTTGTTTATCACAGTGTATTTGCCGAGAATGAAAATGTCTACATAATTATGCCACCGACAAGTGCAGACTCGGCCGGCGAAGAGGAGTTCAGGCTTCTTATGAACAGGGCAAGAGTACTTGATTACCGCGACAGGGAGCTTAAGGCGTACATGATATTAATGGACCTGATTCCTGCACTTAAAAAGAAGGACCTGAAAAAAATCGGAGATATAATGTGGGAGATAGATTTCAGGGGGTCCAAACGTGCCGAAGTCGAGCACAACTCTTTTGAAATATACCACTATATGAGCAGACTTAAGGAAACAGGGCTGGAATTTGTTGGCATGAGCTCAGTGGGACCTTCTATTGCAGTAATTACAAAAAAGGGAAGATGCGAAGTCGAAAAAATCGCAAAAGACATAGGACTTGAGATAGCCCTTGAAACAAAAACCGACAATGTCGGGATTAGGTTCATTGAAAATAGTCCGGATAAGGCTACATAA
- a CDS encoding glycosyltransferase family 2 protein: MSPKISVVIPAFNEEENITPCLKSLCSQTIPRDEYELIVVDGNSKDKTREYAKELADTVIIQTSSRVGGARNDGVALAKADIVATTDADCIIPQNWLELTLKAFEKDEKIVQLYGTVYPLEPGIKFRFYLALANIFSRLGYYTHTLYYTLGCNTAFKKEVFEKIRGYKCIDAGDDLEIAQRMRKIGKVKLDPKVKVKFSMRRYVQFGTLRSLYIWLYIVLRGGESDKYTYAGKVYK, encoded by the coding sequence ATGTCTCCAAAAATTTCAGTTGTCATCCCGGCATTCAACGAAGAGGAAAACATCACACCCTGCCTAAAATCACTTTGCAGCCAGACAATTCCAAGAGACGAATATGAGCTGATTGTGGTCGACGGAAATTCCAAGGACAAGACCAGAGAATATGCAAAAGAACTTGCAGATACTGTAATTATCCAGACAAGCAGTCGGGTGGGCGGTGCAAGAAACGACGGTGTTGCTCTTGCAAAGGCAGACATTGTAGCAACAACTGACGCAGACTGCATAATTCCCCAAAACTGGCTTGAATTAACTCTTAAGGCATTTGAAAAGGACGAAAAAATCGTCCAGCTGTACGGAACGGTTTATCCTCTTGAACCGGGCATTAAATTCAGGTTTTACCTTGCCCTTGCAAATATATTTTCAAGGCTTGGGTATTATACGCATACACTATATTATACTCTGGGGTGCAACACGGCCTTTAAAAAAGAGGTTTTTGAAAAGATACGCGGGTATAAATGCATAGACGCCGGAGACGACCTCGAAATAGCCCAGAGAATGAGAAAAATTGGTAAAGTGAAGCTTGACCCGAAAGTAAAGGTTAAGTTTTCGATGCGAAGATACGTCCAGTTCGGGACTCTGAGATCGCTTTACATCTGGCTATATATCGTTTTGAGGGGCGGGGAGTCGGACAAATACACATACGCCGGTAAAGTGTACAAATAA
- a CDS encoding FAD-dependent oxidoreductase, producing the protein MKTAILGGGLTGIALARMLNEHGEDVTVFEKEDKTGGLCRSNTEDGFTFDTGGSHIIFSRDKEVNDFMCDVLGENKDKRNRNTKIFFKGRYVKYPFENGLYQLPPEDRFFCINEFVKNLIALEKGELKEPENFKEWIYHTFGKGIAESYMVPYNEKIWNFPADKMSMHWVDGRIPRPPVEDIIKSAIGIETEGYTHQSVFTYPVYGGIEALTDALKEPVSGRIITGFPVTSVKRTDRGFLVGNGKDEYLFDKVISTLPPETLIKCLQNVPQNVSGACTNLKYNSIACVGIGVKGSLNDISWLYIPQKEPGKFNRISFPSNYSTEVAPKGCSSVLAEITYNEGDEVSKMSDQDLIRHVTGGLEDMGIINENNEVVYSRVFRFEYAYVVYDLDYLINVRIMKDYVNSEGIDLVGRFSEFEYINMDGCIRHVLDYVKKNFPDAR; encoded by the coding sequence GTGAAGACTGCAATACTTGGCGGCGGCCTTACGGGAATTGCACTCGCCCGGATGCTGAACGAACACGGAGAAGACGTAACGGTTTTTGAAAAAGAGGATAAAACGGGGGGATTGTGCCGTTCAAACACTGAAGACGGCTTTACTTTTGATACGGGCGGCTCCCATATCATATTCAGCCGTGACAAGGAAGTAAACGACTTCATGTGTGATGTTCTGGGTGAAAACAAGGACAAAAGGAACAGAAATACCAAGATCTTTTTTAAAGGAAGATATGTAAAATACCCTTTTGAAAACGGTCTTTACCAACTCCCGCCCGAAGACCGCTTCTTCTGCATCAACGAGTTTGTAAAAAACCTGATAGCCCTTGAAAAGGGGGAGTTAAAGGAGCCTGAAAACTTTAAGGAATGGATATACCACACATTCGGCAAAGGAATAGCAGAGTCCTACATGGTTCCGTACAACGAAAAGATATGGAACTTTCCGGCAGACAAAATGTCGATGCACTGGGTCGACGGCCGTATACCAAGACCCCCCGTAGAAGATATAATCAAGTCTGCAATTGGAATAGAGACTGAAGGGTATACCCACCAGTCAGTATTCACTTACCCTGTATACGGCGGCATAGAAGCCCTTACAGACGCTTTAAAAGAGCCTGTTTCAGGCAGGATTATTACCGGTTTTCCGGTCACCTCGGTCAAAAGGACTGACAGGGGTTTTCTTGTCGGAAACGGTAAAGATGAATACCTATTTGACAAAGTCATCTCAACACTGCCACCGGAGACTCTCATAAAATGCCTGCAAAACGTCCCTCAAAATGTTTCCGGGGCGTGCACAAACCTGAAATACAACTCCATTGCCTGTGTTGGAATCGGTGTTAAAGGAAGCCTTAACGATATATCCTGGCTTTATATCCCGCAGAAAGAGCCTGGAAAGTTCAACAGGATATCATTCCCGTCAAATTATTCGACTGAGGTCGCACCTAAAGGATGCTCGTCTGTTCTTGCGGAAATAACGTATAATGAAGGCGATGAAGTCTCAAAAATGTCCGATCAGGACCTTATCAGGCACGTAACCGGGGGTCTTGAAGATATGGGAATTATTAATGAGAACAACGAGGTTGTATATTCACGCGTCTTCAGGTTTGAGTATGCTTATGTTGTCTACGATCTCGACTACCTGATAAATGTCAGAATTATGAAGGATTACGTGAATTCCGAAGGAATAGACCTTGTCGGGAGATTTTCGGAATTTGAATATATCAATATGGACGGGTGCATCAGGCACGTCCTTGATTACGTGAAAAAAAACTTTCCAGACGCCCGTTAA
- a CDS encoding pyridoxamine kinase, whose product MIKNPVPRVAAVHDLSGFGRTSLTMVIPILSSMEVQACPLPTAVLSTHTTGFENYVFHDLTEFMDKSVDHWIELGIDFDAVYSGFLGSSRQMDIVLRLIDSLKRCSPLIVIDPVLGDDGVTYGPITGDMVVKMRSFIKNADLITPNITEAALLLDEPYSDAINETVVRSWLPRLADMGPDIVVVTSVPLVNSKDRTSVLAYDRNDERFWKVSCDYIPTHYPGTGDAFASVLVGSLLRGDSLPIALDRAVQFTTLAIRASFGHRNPAREGVMLERVLDTLKGPVVMSSYELVK is encoded by the coding sequence ATGATTAAAAATCCTGTTCCAAGAGTTGCGGCTGTTCATGATCTTTCGGGTTTCGGACGCACTTCGCTTACGATGGTTATTCCGATTCTCTCATCGATGGAGGTCCAGGCATGCCCTCTTCCGACGGCTGTTTTATCCACTCATACCACGGGTTTTGAGAATTACGTTTTTCATGATTTAACTGAGTTCATGGACAAAAGCGTTGATCACTGGATAGAACTAGGTATAGATTTCGATGCTGTGTACAGCGGGTTTTTAGGGTCTTCAAGACAGATGGATATAGTTTTAAGGCTTATCGACTCTTTGAAAAGGTGCAGTCCTCTTATTGTAATAGACCCTGTTCTCGGTGACGACGGTGTAACGTATGGTCCTATTACCGGTGACATGGTTGTTAAAATGCGGTCTTTTATAAAGAATGCGGACCTTATTACCCCGAATATCACAGAGGCAGCTTTGCTTCTGGATGAGCCCTACTCTGATGCCATAAACGAGACTGTCGTCCGTTCATGGCTCCCGCGACTTGCAGATATGGGGCCTGATATTGTCGTCGTTACAAGTGTTCCTCTTGTAAATTCAAAGGACAGGACCTCAGTTCTTGCATATGACAGAAATGACGAGAGGTTCTGGAAGGTTTCATGTGACTATATTCCTACTCATTACCCCGGAACAGGGGACGCTTTTGCAAGCGTTCTTGTGGGGAGCCTCCTTAGGGGAGACAGCCTCCCGATAGCGCTTGACAGGGCAGTTCAGTTTACGACGCTTGCAATCAGGGCATCATTCGGTCACAGAAACCCGGCACGCGAAGGCGTTATGCTCGAACGCGTTCTTGACACTCTTAAAGGGCCGGTTGTCATGAGCAGCTATGAACTTGTGAAATGA
- a CDS encoding ferredoxin domain-containing protein, with protein sequence MSDEDDGVMIVAKLMAVSARTAPKAKGSDVIAVRIASGEDLKLLAESMIQFGKENNLGFFLRDAGCIERCSCCVIIGAQGDGSLSLNCGGCGFSTCKDMLSVQRKSVGRYPAFDGPNCIVRQADLGIAVGSAAKTASMHNIDNRIMFSAGVGALKLGWLEKCTVAYAIPLSASGKSIFFDRK encoded by the coding sequence ATGTCTGACGAAGATGACGGCGTAATGATAGTCGCAAAGTTAATGGCGGTATCGGCACGCACTGCGCCCAAAGCAAAGGGCAGTGACGTTATCGCAGTCAGGATAGCATCAGGTGAAGATCTGAAACTGCTTGCCGAATCCATGATACAGTTCGGCAAAGAGAACAATCTGGGATTTTTCCTTCGTGACGCAGGATGCATTGAAAGATGTTCATGCTGCGTGATAATAGGGGCACAGGGAGACGGAAGTCTCAGTCTTAACTGCGGAGGATGCGGATTTTCCACATGCAAAGACATGCTTTCGGTACAGAGGAAAAGTGTCGGCAGATACCCGGCTTTTGACGGTCCTAACTGCATCGTCAGGCAGGCCGACCTCGGAATTGCCGTAGGATCTGCTGCAAAGACCGCATCTATGCATAACATTGACAACAGAATCATGTTCTCGGCAGGCGTAGGAGCACTGAAACTTGGCTGGCTCGAAAAGTGCACGGTTGCATATGCAATACCGCTGTCAGCCTCAGGTAAGAGCATTTTCTTTGACAGAAAATAA
- a CDS encoding protein-L-isoaspartate(D-aspartate) O-methyltransferase, with translation MPGNSFCDSPDYQKKRIAMVKNQVEARGVADKNVLIAMAKVFRHLFVPEKLREFAYDDRPLPIGMGATISQPYIVAFMTELLELSPYDRVLEIGTGSGYQAAVISKTALEVVSFERIKELIPVSQENLKNSGINNVRVFLGDGTNIPEKFGHFDAVIVTAASPDIPEYLFEFLNEGGRLVAPVGSLSYQELIKIKIEDGKPVLTHHGNVRFVPLIGCRGWKE, from the coding sequence ATGCCCGGGAATTCTTTCTGTGACAGTCCTGATTATCAGAAAAAAAGGATAGCAATGGTGAAAAACCAGGTTGAGGCAAGGGGTGTTGCAGATAAGAATGTTCTTATTGCAATGGCGAAGGTTTTCAGGCATCTTTTTGTGCCGGAAAAATTACGTGAATTTGCATACGATGACAGACCTCTTCCAATTGGAATGGGTGCAACGATATCGCAGCCTTATATTGTAGCTTTTATGACTGAACTTCTTGAGTTGTCGCCTTATGATCGTGTCCTTGAAATCGGCACAGGCTCCGGCTACCAGGCGGCGGTGATATCGAAGACCGCATTGGAAGTTGTCTCTTTTGAGAGGATAAAAGAGCTTATTCCGGTTTCACAGGAAAACCTGAAAAATTCCGGAATAAACAATGTAAGGGTCTTTTTAGGTGATGGAACGAATATTCCCGAAAAGTTTGGTCATTTTGATGCGGTTATTGTTACAGCGGCATCCCCTGATATTCCTGAATATCTGTTTGAATTTTTAAATGAAGGCGGAAGACTTGTCGCACCTGTAGGCAGTCTGTCTTATCAGGAGCTTATTAAGATAAAAATAGAAGATGGAAAACCGGTACTGACGCACCATGGCAATGTAAGGTTTGTTCCCCTTATCGGCTGCAGGGGATGGAAGGAGTAG
- a CDS encoding DHA2 family efflux MFS transporter permease subunit, which translates to MKISGRTGKSPALILLVVGTGLFMDGLDGAIVNISLPQIAEGFSSGLGMASLVLTIYLAALSSLMIIFAKSLYFLGTKKVYISGLALFTVSSFLCTLSWDIESLILFRALQGAGAAMIAPSAIAAVAIHVGESKRARSFGIIAAVASLAYTIGPVVGGLLTEYLNWHWIFLINIPIGTAGILLAAYLLPADKTEIFDRQKFDYTGSCLFFVAMNLFILPLGFLGSSQAGLLKPVFLTALSAILFIIFAFAETKALDPVIDFSMFKNRDFSYSTVAYTLVMLIYGGLFLILPFYLEDILGKSTGQAGLYLLIPSFLITVLSPVSGYFADKKGERIISVISSVVFTASFAIILLTFSQNSIFWLIFALIITGIGCGSFLSAGSSRIIEHSAEDKKEMASGIMSTSIYLGTALGTSLFAAIFEFFSGGVAQSATVTSNATFMKGFNAAVFAGLLFCIIIVLTSYMAKDKKSATN; encoded by the coding sequence ATGAAAATATCGGGAAGAACCGGAAAAAGTCCGGCCCTTATCCTTCTGGTCGTTGGAACAGGGTTATTTATGGACGGACTTGACGGGGCGATAGTAAATATATCCCTCCCGCAGATTGCGGAAGGCTTCAGCTCCGGTCTTGGTATGGCCTCACTTGTCCTGACCATATATCTTGCTGCATTAAGCAGCCTCATGATAATATTTGCAAAATCGCTGTACTTCCTCGGGACAAAAAAAGTCTACATCTCAGGTCTCGCTCTTTTTACAGTGTCCTCGTTTCTCTGTACATTGTCATGGGATATTGAGTCACTGATTTTATTCAGGGCACTCCAGGGAGCAGGTGCCGCTATGATTGCACCTTCCGCAATAGCCGCCGTCGCAATCCATGTCGGTGAATCCAAAAGGGCAAGATCATTCGGGATAATTGCGGCAGTAGCATCTCTTGCGTATACAATAGGTCCGGTCGTGGGAGGACTTCTCACTGAATACCTCAACTGGCACTGGATTTTTCTTATTAACATACCCATAGGAACAGCAGGAATCCTTCTTGCAGCATACCTGCTTCCGGCCGACAAAACAGAGATATTTGACAGACAAAAATTTGATTATACAGGTTCCTGCCTCTTCTTCGTTGCCATGAACCTGTTCATCCTGCCTCTTGGATTTTTGGGATCTTCTCAGGCAGGTCTCCTAAAACCGGTATTTCTTACTGCATTGTCTGCCATATTGTTCATAATATTTGCATTTGCCGAGACTAAAGCATTAGATCCGGTCATAGATTTTTCAATGTTTAAAAACAGAGACTTCTCATATTCAACGGTTGCATATACTCTGGTGATGCTTATATACGGCGGTCTTTTCCTTATTCTCCCGTTTTATCTGGAAGATATCCTTGGAAAAAGCACAGGTCAGGCAGGACTTTACCTCCTTATACCTTCCTTTTTAATAACTGTATTAAGTCCTGTGAGCGGGTACTTTGCAGACAAAAAAGGTGAAAGAATTATTTCCGTTATATCATCTGTCGTGTTTACGGCGTCTTTTGCAATAATCCTTCTTACATTCAGCCAAAACAGTATATTCTGGTTAATTTTCGCCCTTATTATTACCGGTATCGGGTGCGGGTCTTTTTTGAGCGCAGGTTCAAGCAGAATAATAGAGCACTCAGCCGAAGACAAAAAGGAGATGGCTTCAGGAATCATGAGCACTTCCATATACCTGGGAACAGCCCTCGGAACTTCTCTTTTTGCAGCCATATTTGAATTTTTTTCCGGAGGGGTCGCGCAGTCGGCAACGGTCACCTCAAATGCCACATTTATGAAAGGATTCAATGCAGCTGTATTTGCCGGTCTTTTGTTCTGTATAATTATCGTTTTAACATCTTATATGGCAAAAGACAAAAAGTCCGCCACAAACTAA
- a CDS encoding PepSY domain-containing protein encodes MKKTVIIISIICLLSMIAATSAIYTKTPIGINSAEINATNFIDNSNTDIEYLYEQNYDIGEYYVFKTGNGQIYVNKYSGLVERASFSNAKETSKKVLIDSSESIKIGEEYAKEKYNGFEKMNMKITYSELLDHADAGYEYSYVWRESLNGVFTPNSVAIDINPESGEITSYIGIHREINCNTEPKVSEDKAITIAKEQFPQIKIKEQNCYLSIEYTKADTQTLTWVIYLEGEPVNDTPYGGLVIINAITGEVILESPLC; translated from the coding sequence ATGAAGAAAACAGTTATAATAATTAGTATTATTTGTCTACTGTCAATGATTGCAGCTACATCCGCAATATACACCAAAACACCAATAGGAATTAATTCCGCAGAAATAAATGCTACCAATTTCATTGATAATTCAAACACTGATATAGAGTACCTGTATGAACAAAACTATGACATTGGAGAATACTATGTATTTAAAACAGGAAACGGGCAGATTTATGTAAATAAATACTCAGGCCTAGTTGAACGTGCATCATTCAGCAATGCTAAAGAAACATCAAAGAAGGTTCTTATAGACTCTTCTGAATCTATAAAAATAGGCGAAGAATACGCAAAAGAAAAGTACAATGGTTTTGAGAAGATGAATATGAAAATAACATATTCAGAGCTTCTTGATCATGCCGATGCTGGTTATGAATATTCATATGTCTGGAGAGAGAGCCTTAATGGTGTATTTACACCAAATTCAGTCGCAATAGATATAAACCCAGAGTCCGGAGAAATAACATCCTATATTGGTATTCACCGCGAAATTAATTGTAATACTGAACCAAAAGTTTCTGAGGATAAGGCAATAACAATCGCAAAAGAACAATTTCCTCAGATTAAAATTAAAGAACAGAATTGTTACCTGTCTATAGAATATACTAAAGCAGATACTCAAACATTAACATGGGTAATCTATTTAGAAGGAGAGCCAGTTAATGATACTCCTTATGGAGGATTAGTTATAATTAATGCAATAACAGGAGAAGTAATTTTAGAAAGTCCTCTATGCTAG
- the eno gene encoding phosphopyruvate hydratase, whose translation MDTAIKSVKGREILDSRGNPTVEADVILECGVAGRAACPSGASTGIHEAVELRDGDKNRFGGKGVLNAVFNVNNKISAKVAGMDATDQRSVDESMIELDGTENKGSLGANAMLTVSMAVARAGAASRGLPLWKYLGNPADAVLPVPCMNIMNGGAHANWQGADLQEFMIAPYGAPSFKESLRWGAEVYHVLKVLLKEKGDSTGVGDEGGFAPKVPSNEEPLKLIVEAIERAGYRPGDDIGIVLDPASSELYKDGLYELKTEGKKLTAEEMVEYYKTLCEKYPIVSIEDGLSEDDWDGWKMLTSAIGDKVQLVGDDLFVTNVKRIETGIEKGVANAVLIKLNQIGTVSETIDAIRLAQKNKWGAMISHRSGETVDSFIADLSVAMGTGQIKTGAPARGERIEKYNQLLRIEEEMGDSARFAGRSAFAR comes from the coding sequence ATGGATACTGCAATAAAATCTGTAAAAGGAAGAGAGATTCTGGATTCAAGGGGAAATCCCACTGTGGAGGCTGATGTAATTCTTGAGTGCGGCGTTGCCGGGCGTGCCGCATGCCCGTCAGGAGCGTCTACGGGAATTCACGAGGCTGTCGAGTTAAGGGACGGGGACAAAAACCGTTTCGGCGGGAAAGGAGTCCTGAATGCTGTCTTTAACGTGAATAATAAAATATCAGCCAAAGTTGCCGGTATGGACGCAACGGATCAGAGGTCTGTTGATGAATCCATGATTGAGCTTGACGGAACCGAAAACAAGGGAAGTCTTGGTGCCAATGCGATGCTTACTGTTTCAATGGCTGTTGCAAGGGCCGGTGCGGCTTCACGCGGCCTTCCGCTTTGGAAGTATCTTGGAAATCCTGCCGACGCCGTTCTTCCGGTCCCGTGCATGAATATCATGAACGGGGGTGCACATGCAAACTGGCAGGGCGCAGACCTGCAGGAGTTCATGATTGCACCTTACGGGGCACCATCATTTAAGGAGTCTTTGAGATGGGGTGCCGAAGTCTACCATGTTTTAAAGGTCCTCCTGAAAGAGAAGGGTGATTCGACCGGAGTAGGCGACGAGGGAGGATTTGCGCCGAAAGTTCCTTCTAACGAGGAGCCCCTGAAGCTTATTGTGGAAGCTATAGAAAGGGCAGGTTATAGGCCCGGTGATGATATAGGAATAGTTCTTGACCCTGCATCGAGTGAGTTGTACAAAGACGGTCTTTACGAACTTAAAACTGAGGGAAAAAAGCTTACGGCAGAAGAGATGGTGGAGTATTACAAAACCCTGTGCGAAAAATACCCGATAGTCTCAATAGAGGACGGTCTTTCAGAGGATGACTGGGACGGCTGGAAGATGCTTACATCAGCAATAGGGGATAAAGTCCAGCTTGTAGGAGACGACCTCTTTGTTACAAACGTGAAAAGAATTGAGACGGGGATAGAAAAAGGGGTCGCAAACGCGGTTCTGATAAAGCTTAATCAAATAGGAACGGTTTCCGAGACTATTGATGCGATAAGACTTGCGCAGAAGAACAAATGGGGTGCCATGATCTCTCACCGGAGCGGTGAAACTGTGGATTCGTTTATAGCCGACCTTTCGGTTGCAATGGGGACAGGCCAGATTAAGACGGGGGCACCTGCAAGGGGTGAGAGAATAGAAAAGTACAACCAGCTCTTAAGAATAGAAGAAGAGATGGGAGACTCTGCCCGCTTTGCAGGAAGAAGTGCTTTTGCAAGATAA
- a CDS encoding winged helix-turn-helix domain-containing protein produces the protein MDNLNEIKLSKEDLFALSSDVRASLLKLIDKKSYTLTELSYELGLSKSTVHQHIAQLIHSEFIEADESRKWHPYTLTIKAKRILHPDNRYKIILLLGATFCTAAFGGIMISIYFKGFMYQGSAHIQKDPLFFLIGESLLFVTLYLLYRAFSILKTDNNSYQKEDKY, from the coding sequence ATGGATAACTTGAATGAGATTAAACTAAGTAAAGAAGACCTTTTTGCTTTATCTTCAGATGTCAGGGCATCCTTATTAAAATTAATTGATAAAAAATCATACACACTTACAGAACTCTCATATGAACTGGGATTATCAAAATCAACAGTTCATCAACACATTGCTCAACTAATTCATTCAGAATTTATTGAAGCTGATGAAAGCCGGAAATGGCATCCATATACACTTACTATAAAAGCTAAACGCATACTTCATCCAGATAACAGATATAAAATAATTTTATTGCTTGGAGCTACATTTTGCACAGCAGCGTTTGGAGGAATAATGATTAGTATTTATTTTAAAGGCTTTATGTATCAGGGGTCTGCCCATATACAGAAAGATCCTCTATTCTTTTTAATTGGAGAATCATTGCTCTTTGTTACACTGTATTTATTGTACAGAGCCTTTAGTATACTTAAAACAGACAATAATTCTTATCAAAAGGAGGATAAATATTAG